A section of the Tenrec ecaudatus isolate mTenEca1 chromosome 15, mTenEca1.hap1, whole genome shotgun sequence genome encodes:
- the SLC47A2 gene encoding multidrug and toxin extrusion protein 2, with amino-acid sequence MDNLQETGPSAHRHWCPAFRVLFPVGFVAEARSLFVLSGPLFLFQMLTFLIYVVSTVFCGHLGKVELASVTLAVAFVNVCGVSVGFGLASACDTLMSQSFGSPNKKHVGVILQRGTLILLLSCFPCWAFFLNTEQLLLLLRQDPAVSRLTQEYVTIFIPALPAIFLYCLLAKYLQNQGIIWPEVLSGIVGNCINVLANYALVSVLNLGVRGSAYANTISQFMQTIFLFLYIVLKKLYLETWAGWSSQCLQEWGSFFSLAIPSMFMMCIEWWAYEIGSLLMGLLSVLDLSAQAVIYEVATVTYMIPMGLSIAVCVRVGTALGAADTVQAKQSAISGVLCVVGTSLVVGILLSILKNELGHIFTNDEEVINLVNQLLPIYIIFQVFEAICCVYGGVLRGTGKQSFGAIVNFIMYYVIGLPLGVILIFVVRMRIMGLWLGMLACVLLAAVAFVTYTAQINWKLAAEEAQKHAGLQQQETEGTVPRPWPEKVIVSSVAMGGSPGITLTTYSSPESQMDLVKMPETSLDLLVSANTLSRKQLAVRRGAALGAASATLILGCVVRALTTRH; translated from the exons TTCCTGTTCCAGATGCTGACCTTTCTGATCTACGTGGTGAGCACGGTGTTCTGCGGGCACCTGGGCAAGGTGGAGTTGGCGTCTGTGACCCTTGCCGTGGCC TTTGTCAATGTCTGCGGCGTTTCCGTGGGATTTGGCTTGGCGTCAGCGTGTGACACCTTGATGTCGCAG AGCTTCGGCAGCCCGAACAAGAAGCACGTGGGCGTCATCTTGCAGAGGGGCACGCTCATCTTGCTACTTTCTTGCTTCCCCTGCTGGGCATTTTTCCTCAATACCGAACAGCTCTTGCTGCTCCTCaggcaggacccagcagtgtccAG ACTAACGCAGGAATACGTGACGATTTTTATCCCAGCACTTCCC gCAATTTTTCTCTACTGCCTGCTGGCAAAATATTTGCAAAATCAG GGGATCATCTGGCCTGAAGTCCTCAGTGGCATTGTGGGGAACTGTATAAATGTCTTGGCTAACTATGCTCTGGTTTCTGTGCTGAACTTGGGGGTCAG GGGCTCTGCTTATGCCAATACCATCTCCCAGTTTATGCAGACCATTTTCCTCTTTCTCTACATTGTACTTAAGAAGCTGTACCTGGAGACGTGGGCAG GCTGGTCCAGCCAGTGTCTGCAAGAATGGGGTTCCTTCTTCTCCCTGGCCATCCCCAGCATGTTCATGATGTGCATCGAGTGGTGGGCATACGAGATCGGCAGCCTCCTCATGG GCCTGCTCAGCGTGCTGGACCTCTCTGCTCAGGCCGTCATCTATGAGGTGGCCACAGTGACATACATG ATTCCAATGGGACTCAGCATCGCAGTCTGTGTCCGAGTTGGGACAGCTCTGGGAGCTGCGGACACTGTGCAAGCAAAGCAGTCAGCCATCTCAGGTGTACTCTGTGTAG TTGGCACTTCTTTGGTCGTGGGCATCCTGTTGAGCATCCTGAAAAATGAGCTGGGGCATATTTTTACCAATGATGA AGAAGTCATTAATCTGGTGAACCAGCTCTTGCCCATTTACATCATCTTCCAGGTCTTTGAAGCCATCTGT TGTGTCTATGGTGGTGTGCTGAGAGGCACTGGCAAGCAGAGCTTTGGAGCCATTGTGAATTTCATCATGTATTATGTCATCGGCCTCCCACTGGGTGTCATTCTGATCTTTGTGGTTAGAATGAGAATCATGG GCCTCTGGTTGGGCATGTTGGcctgtgtccttttggcagcAGTTGCCTTTGTTACCTACACTGCACAGATTAACTGGAAGCTAGCAGCAGAGGAG GCTCAGAAACACGCCGGCCTGCAGCAGCAAGAGACAGAGGGCACAGTCCCCAGACCTTGGCCCGAAAAGGTGATTGTATCTTCAG TGGCCATGGGAGGCTCCCCTGGCATTACTTTGACAACATACTCAAGTCCCGAGTCCCAAATGGATCTCGTTAAGATGCCAGAAACATCTCTGGACCTTTTGGTTTCTGCCAACACATTATCAAGGAAACAGCTGGCTGTCCGCCGCGGGGCTGCGCTGGGGGCAGCATCGGCCACACTTATCCTGGGGTGTGTTGTCAGGGCCCTGACCACCAGGCACTAG